The genomic window TCCGCACACCAGCGGCACGTGCGCGAAGGTCGGGCGGTCAAAACTAAAGGCGTCAAACAACTCGATTTGACGAAACGTGCTGGGGACCAAATCGTCGCCGCGAACGACTTGATTGATGCCCATTAATCCGTCGTCCAGAACCACGGCCAGCTGATACGCCGCCTCGCCGGTTTTTCGCGTCAGAGGAAAATCGCCCAGCTGCCGCGCGGGATTTAAGCTCTGCGTTCCGAGCACCAGATCATCAAACTCCAGTTCCACATCGCCCGCTCGAAATCGCCAACAGAAGGTATTGTCCGGCGGCAGCGCGTCGCCCGGCTGCCACGCCGCACAGGTGCCCGGATAGATCGGCCCCTCGTGGCCATGATGCGGAGCGCTGGCGGCCGCTTCGATATCTTTACGGCTGCACGCACAAGGATAGGCTCGCCCGGCGTCGATCAATTCCCGCAAACGATCCTGATACATTTCCGCCCGATCGGTCTGGATATACGGTGCCTGTCGCCCGCCGATGTCGGGCCCTTCGTCCCAGTCCAAACCCAACCACCGCAGGTCATCGATCGCTTGTTGCGTCGCCCAGGGTTTGACCCGCGGTGAATCGATGTCTTCGATCCGCATCACCACGCGACCGCCACGGCTGCGAGCGGCCAGCCAAGCCAACAGGTACGTTCGCGCGTTGCCCAGGTGTTGGGCGCCGGTGGGCGAGGGCGCGAGTCGCCCCACGACCGGATTAGAATTCGGCATTGCCGGGCGTTCTGGGGAAAGGAATCACGTCGCGAATATTGGCCATCCCGGTGACGTACTGCACCGCTCGTTCCAGCCCCAGCCCAAAGCCGGCGTGGGGTACCGTGCCGAACCGTCGCAGGTCGACGTACCATTCGTATTCCGACATATCCAGTTCCGCCTCGTTCATCCGTCGCTGCAATACGTCCAGCCGTTCTTCACGCTGCGAGCCGCCGATGATTTCGCCCACGCCGGGCACCAACACATCCATGGCGGCCACGGTTTTGCCGTCATCCGAAACTCGCATGTAGAACGGTTTGATCGAGCTGGGGTAGTCCGTCAGGATGACCGGGGCACCGACATGTTTTTCGGTCAGAAAACGTTCGTGTTCGGCTTGCAGGTCCGTGCCCCAGCTGACCGGATACTCGAATTTCTCGT from Roseimaritima ulvae includes these protein-coding regions:
- the gluQRS gene encoding tRNA glutamyl-Q(34) synthetase GluQRS produces the protein MPNSNPVVGRLAPSPTGAQHLGNARTYLLAWLAARSRGGRVVMRIEDIDSPRVKPWATQQAIDDLRWLGLDWDEGPDIGGRQAPYIQTDRAEMYQDRLRELIDAGRAYPCACSRKDIEAAASAPHHGHEGPIYPGTCAAWQPGDALPPDNTFCWRFRAGDVELEFDDLVLGTQSLNPARQLGDFPLTRKTGEAAYQLAVVLDDGLMGINQVVRGDDLVPSTFRQIELFDAFSFDRPTFAHVPLVCGTDGRRLAKRHGDTRLSMFREQGVRPQQIVGWAAASSGLIDRQEEVWPRVLIDEFSFEKITRQPTIVDEGAFGS